In one window of Falco cherrug isolate bFalChe1 chromosome 12, bFalChe1.pri, whole genome shotgun sequence DNA:
- the DIRAS3 gene encoding GTP-binding protein Di-Ras3 has translation MPEQSNDYRVVVFGAAGVGKSSLVLRFVRGTFRETYIPTIEDTYRQVISCDKSICTLQITDTTGSHQFPAMQRLSISKGHAFILVYSVTSRQSMEDLQPIFEQICHIKGDIQKIPIMLVGNKSDETQRELDASEGQALASKWKCSFMETSAKMNYNVQELFQELLNLEKRRTVSLQVDGKKSKQQKKKDKLQGKCSVM, from the coding sequence ATGCCTGAACAAAGCAATGATTACAGGGTGGTTGTGTTTGGAGCAGCGGGGGTTGGCAAAAGCTCCTTGGTCCTTCGTTTTGTAAGGGGAACTTTCAGGGAAACCTATATCCCCACAATCGAAGATACGTACCGGCAGGTAATCAGCTGTGACAAGAGCATCTGCACCCTTCAGATTACAGACACCACGGGAAGCCATCAGTTCCCTGCTATGCAGCGGCTGTCTATATCCAAAGGGCATGCTTTCATCTTGGTGTACTCCGTCACCAGCAGGCAGTCCATGGAAGATCTTCAGCCTATCTTTGAACAGATTTGTCACATTAAAGGGGACATCCAAAAAATCCCCATAATGTTGGTGGGTAACAAAAGTGATGAGACCCAGAGGGAGCTGGATGCTAGCGAGGGGCAAGCATTAGCCAGCAAGTGGAAGTGCTCCTTCATGGAGACGTCAGCCAAAATGAACTACAACGTGCAGGAGCTCTTCCAGGAGCTCTTGaatctggagaagaggagaacTGTCAGTCTCCAGGTGGACGGAAAGAAGtccaagcagcagaaaaagaaagataaactGCAAGGCAAGTGCTCTGTTATGTGA